Proteins from one Xenopus tropicalis strain Nigerian chromosome 1, UCB_Xtro_10.0, whole genome shotgun sequence genomic window:
- the ccng2 gene encoding cyclin-G2 (The RefSeq protein has 1 frameshift compared to this genomic sequence), whose protein sequence is MDHTSNEAFKLLKQLNLHLELESKYQPREKGLILIESTAENDNSICPRLRNAKVEDLWSLTNFFGLGMETFVLAVNILDRFLAIMKVKPKHLSCIGVCCFQLAAKVVEEDCNIPSVHDVIRISQCKCTVSDMNRMEKIISEKLHFEFKATTALTFLHLYHTVVLCHSSKRKEVLNLDKLEAQLKACNCRLIFSKAKPSVLALCLLTLEVETLKSLELFEIALRVQKHSKVNDEDMLYWRELVSKCLADYSSPECCKPDHKKLVWTVSRRTAQNLHNSYYSVPELPTIPECGRINESESEDSCEEMSSGEDSLGSSPPSDLEASFFFDNYQPRLKRLSHHLYPL, encoded by the exons ATGGATCATACAAGCAACGAGGCATTTAAACTCCTAAAGCAACTGAATTTACACCTGGAACTGGAGTCCAAATATCAGCCCAGGGAGAAGGGCTTGATCCTCATTGAGTCCACAGCAGAG AATGATAATTCTATCTGTCCGAGGTTGAGGAATGCAAAAGTTGAAGACCTATGGAGTCTGACAAACTTTTTTGGTCTGGGTATGGAAACATTTGTGTTGGCTGTTAACATCTTGGACAGATTCTTGGCAATCATGAAG GTGAAACCAAAGCATTTGTCTTGCATTGGAGTCTGTTGCTTTCAGTTGGCAGCCAAAGTAGTGGAGGAAGACTGCAATATTCCATCTGTTCATGATGTGATCCGTATTAGCCAGTGTAAATGCACGGTGTCAGACATGAACCGCATGGAAAAGATAATTTCGGAAAAATTGCACTTTGAATTTAAAGCTACAACTGCCTTAACGTTTTTGCACTTGTATCACACAGTAGTCCTCTGCCATTCTTCTAAAAG GAAAGAAGTATTAAACCTGGACAAACTGGAAGCTCAGCTGAAAGCTTGCAACTGTCGTCTTATTTTTTCAAAAGCAAAA cccTCAGTGTTAGCCTTGTGCCTTCTTACTCTTGAAGTAGAAACCTTGAAGTCTTTAGAACTGTTTGAAATTGCTCTTCGTGTACAAAAGCATTCTAAG GTCAATGATGAGGATATGCTTTACTGGAGAGAGTTAGTCTCAAAATGCCTGGCAGATTATTCTTCTCCTGAGTGCTGCAAGCCAGACCATAAGAAACTGGTATGGACTGTGTCCCGACGTACTGCTCAGAACCTGCATAATAGTTACTATAGCGTCCCAGAGTTGCCAACAATTCCAGAGTGTGGCCGAATAAATGAAAGTGAAAG TGAGGACTCCTGTGAAGAGATGAGCAGTGGAGAAGACAGCCTTGGCAGCTCTCCCCCGAGTGATCTAGAAGCATCTTTCTTTTTTGATAATTACCAACCAAGGCTAAAAAGACTGTC TTTGTACCCTTTGTAG
- the ccng2 gene encoding cyclin-G2 isoform X2: MDHTSNEAFKLLKQLNLHLELESKYQPREKGLILIESTAENDNSICPRLRNAKVEDLWSLTNFFGLGMETFVLAVNILDRFLAIMKVKPKHLSCIGVCCFQLAAKVVEEDCNIPSVHDVIRISQCKCTVSDMNRMEKIISEKLHFEFKATTALTFLHLYHTVVLCHSSKRKEVLNLDKLEAQLKACNCRLIFSKAKVNDEDMLYWRELVSKCLADYSSPECCKPDHKKLVWTVSRRTAQNLHNSYYSVPELPTIPECGRINESESEDSCEEMSSGEDSLGSSPPSDLEASFFFDNYQPRLKRLSFVPFVAMNNL, encoded by the exons ATGGATCATACAAGCAACGAGGCATTTAAACTCCTAAAGCAACTGAATTTACACCTGGAACTGGAGTCCAAATATCAGCCCAGGGAGAAGGGCTTGATCCTCATTGAGTCCACAGCAGAG AATGATAATTCTATCTGTCCGAGGTTGAGGAATGCAAAAGTTGAAGACCTATGGAGTCTGACAAACTTTTTTGGTCTGGGTATGGAAACATTTGTGTTGGCTGTTAACATCTTGGACAGATTCTTGGCAATCATGAAG GTGAAACCAAAGCATTTGTCTTGCATTGGAGTCTGTTGCTTTCAGTTGGCAGCCAAAGTAGTGGAGGAAGACTGCAATATTCCATCTGTTCATGATGTGATCCGTATTAGCCAGTGTAAATGCACGGTGTCAGACATGAACCGCATGGAAAAGATAATTTCGGAAAAATTGCACTTTGAATTTAAAGCTACAACTGCCTTAACGTTTTTGCACTTGTATCACACAGTAGTCCTCTGCCATTCTTCTAAAAG GAAAGAAGTATTAAACCTGGACAAACTGGAAGCTCAGCTGAAAGCTTGCAACTGTCGTCTTATTTTTTCAAAAGCAAAA GTCAATGATGAGGATATGCTTTACTGGAGAGAGTTAGTCTCAAAATGCCTGGCAGATTATTCTTCTCCTGAGTGCTGCAAGCCAGACCATAAGAAACTGGTATGGACTGTGTCCCGACGTACTGCTCAGAACCTGCATAATAGTTACTATAGCGTCCCAGAGTTGCCAACAATTCCAGAGTGTGGCCGAATAAATGAAAGTGAAAG TGAGGACTCCTGTGAAGAGATGAGCAGTGGAGAAGACAGCCTTGGCAGCTCTCCCCCGAGTGATCTAGAAGCATCTTTCTTTTTTGATAATTACCAACCAAGGCTAAAAAGACTGTCGTTTGTACCCTTTGTAGCAATGAACAATCTGTAG
- the ccng2 gene encoding cyclin-G2 isoform X1 — translation MDHTSNEAFKLLKQLNLHLELESKYQPREKGLILIESTAENDNSICPRLRNAKVEDLWSLTNFFGLGMETFVLAVNILDRFLAIMKVKPKHLSCIGVCCFQLAAKVVEEDCNIPSVHDVIRISQCKCTVSDMNRMEKIISEKLHFEFKATTALTFLHLYHTVVLCHSSKRKEVLNLDKLEAQLKACNCRLIFSKAKPSVLALCLLTLEVETLKSLELFEIALRVQKHSKVNDEDMLYWRELVSKCLADYSSPECCKPDHKKLVWTVSRRTAQNLHNSYYSVPELPTIPECGRINESESEDSCEEMSSGEDSLGSSPPSDLEASFFFDNYQPRLKRLSFVPFVAMNNL, via the exons ATGGATCATACAAGCAACGAGGCATTTAAACTCCTAAAGCAACTGAATTTACACCTGGAACTGGAGTCCAAATATCAGCCCAGGGAGAAGGGCTTGATCCTCATTGAGTCCACAGCAGAG AATGATAATTCTATCTGTCCGAGGTTGAGGAATGCAAAAGTTGAAGACCTATGGAGTCTGACAAACTTTTTTGGTCTGGGTATGGAAACATTTGTGTTGGCTGTTAACATCTTGGACAGATTCTTGGCAATCATGAAG GTGAAACCAAAGCATTTGTCTTGCATTGGAGTCTGTTGCTTTCAGTTGGCAGCCAAAGTAGTGGAGGAAGACTGCAATATTCCATCTGTTCATGATGTGATCCGTATTAGCCAGTGTAAATGCACGGTGTCAGACATGAACCGCATGGAAAAGATAATTTCGGAAAAATTGCACTTTGAATTTAAAGCTACAACTGCCTTAACGTTTTTGCACTTGTATCACACAGTAGTCCTCTGCCATTCTTCTAAAAG GAAAGAAGTATTAAACCTGGACAAACTGGAAGCTCAGCTGAAAGCTTGCAACTGTCGTCTTATTTTTTCAAAAGCAAAA cccTCAGTGTTAGCCTTGTGCCTTCTTACTCTTGAAGTAGAAACCTTGAAGTCTTTAGAACTGTTTGAAATTGCTCTTCGTGTACAAAAGCATTCTAAG GTCAATGATGAGGATATGCTTTACTGGAGAGAGTTAGTCTCAAAATGCCTGGCAGATTATTCTTCTCCTGAGTGCTGCAAGCCAGACCATAAGAAACTGGTATGGACTGTGTCCCGACGTACTGCTCAGAACCTGCATAATAGTTACTATAGCGTCCCAGAGTTGCCAACAATTCCAGAGTGTGGCCGAATAAATGAAAGTGAAAG TGAGGACTCCTGTGAAGAGATGAGCAGTGGAGAAGACAGCCTTGGCAGCTCTCCCCCGAGTGATCTAGAAGCATCTTTCTTTTTTGATAATTACCAACCAAGGCTAAAAAGACTGTCGTTTGTACCCTTTGTAGCAATGAACAATCTGTAG
- the ccng2 gene encoding cyclin-G2 isoform X4: protein MDHTSNEAFKLLKQLNLHLELESKYQPREKGLILIESTAEVKPKHLSCIGVCCFQLAAKVVEEDCNIPSVHDVIRISQCKCTVSDMNRMEKIISEKLHFEFKATTALTFLHLYHTVVLCHSSKRKEVLNLDKLEAQLKACNCRLIFSKAKPSVLALCLLTLEVETLKSLELFEIALRVQKHSKVNDEDMLYWRELVSKCLADYSSPECCKPDHKKLVWTVSRRTAQNLHNSYYSVPELPTIPECGRINESESEDSCEEMSSGEDSLGSSPPSDLEASFFFDNYQPRLKRLSFVPFVAMNNL, encoded by the exons ATGGATCATACAAGCAACGAGGCATTTAAACTCCTAAAGCAACTGAATTTACACCTGGAACTGGAGTCCAAATATCAGCCCAGGGAGAAGGGCTTGATCCTCATTGAGTCCACAGCAGAG GTGAAACCAAAGCATTTGTCTTGCATTGGAGTCTGTTGCTTTCAGTTGGCAGCCAAAGTAGTGGAGGAAGACTGCAATATTCCATCTGTTCATGATGTGATCCGTATTAGCCAGTGTAAATGCACGGTGTCAGACATGAACCGCATGGAAAAGATAATTTCGGAAAAATTGCACTTTGAATTTAAAGCTACAACTGCCTTAACGTTTTTGCACTTGTATCACACAGTAGTCCTCTGCCATTCTTCTAAAAG GAAAGAAGTATTAAACCTGGACAAACTGGAAGCTCAGCTGAAAGCTTGCAACTGTCGTCTTATTTTTTCAAAAGCAAAA cccTCAGTGTTAGCCTTGTGCCTTCTTACTCTTGAAGTAGAAACCTTGAAGTCTTTAGAACTGTTTGAAATTGCTCTTCGTGTACAAAAGCATTCTAAG GTCAATGATGAGGATATGCTTTACTGGAGAGAGTTAGTCTCAAAATGCCTGGCAGATTATTCTTCTCCTGAGTGCTGCAAGCCAGACCATAAGAAACTGGTATGGACTGTGTCCCGACGTACTGCTCAGAACCTGCATAATAGTTACTATAGCGTCCCAGAGTTGCCAACAATTCCAGAGTGTGGCCGAATAAATGAAAGTGAAAG TGAGGACTCCTGTGAAGAGATGAGCAGTGGAGAAGACAGCCTTGGCAGCTCTCCCCCGAGTGATCTAGAAGCATCTTTCTTTTTTGATAATTACCAACCAAGGCTAAAAAGACTGTCGTTTGTACCCTTTGTAGCAATGAACAATCTGTAG
- the ccng2 gene encoding cyclin-G2 isoform X3 — protein MDHTSNEAFKLLKQLNLHLELESKYQPREKGLILIESTAENDNSICPRLRNAKVEDLWSLTNFFGLGMETFVLAVNILDRFLAIMKVKPKHLSCIGVCCFQLAAKVVEEDCNIPSVHDVIRISQCKCTVSDMNRMEKIISEKLHFEFKATTALTFLHLYHTVVLCHSSKRKEVLNLDKLEAQLKACNCRLIFSKAKPSVLALCLLTLEVETLKSLELFEIALRVQKHSKVNDEDMLYWRELVSKCLADYSSPECCKPDHKKLVWTVSRRTAQNLHNSYYSVPELPTIPECGRINESERWNLF, from the exons ATGGATCATACAAGCAACGAGGCATTTAAACTCCTAAAGCAACTGAATTTACACCTGGAACTGGAGTCCAAATATCAGCCCAGGGAGAAGGGCTTGATCCTCATTGAGTCCACAGCAGAG AATGATAATTCTATCTGTCCGAGGTTGAGGAATGCAAAAGTTGAAGACCTATGGAGTCTGACAAACTTTTTTGGTCTGGGTATGGAAACATTTGTGTTGGCTGTTAACATCTTGGACAGATTCTTGGCAATCATGAAG GTGAAACCAAAGCATTTGTCTTGCATTGGAGTCTGTTGCTTTCAGTTGGCAGCCAAAGTAGTGGAGGAAGACTGCAATATTCCATCTGTTCATGATGTGATCCGTATTAGCCAGTGTAAATGCACGGTGTCAGACATGAACCGCATGGAAAAGATAATTTCGGAAAAATTGCACTTTGAATTTAAAGCTACAACTGCCTTAACGTTTTTGCACTTGTATCACACAGTAGTCCTCTGCCATTCTTCTAAAAG GAAAGAAGTATTAAACCTGGACAAACTGGAAGCTCAGCTGAAAGCTTGCAACTGTCGTCTTATTTTTTCAAAAGCAAAA cccTCAGTGTTAGCCTTGTGCCTTCTTACTCTTGAAGTAGAAACCTTGAAGTCTTTAGAACTGTTTGAAATTGCTCTTCGTGTACAAAAGCATTCTAAG GTCAATGATGAGGATATGCTTTACTGGAGAGAGTTAGTCTCAAAATGCCTGGCAGATTATTCTTCTCCTGAGTGCTGCAAGCCAGACCATAAGAAACTGGTATGGACTGTGTCCCGACGTACTGCTCAGAACCTGCATAATAGTTACTATAGCGTCCCAGAGTTGCCAACAATTCCAGAGTGTGGCCGAATAAATGAAAGTGAAAG